One genomic window of Phycisphaerales bacterium includes the following:
- a CDS encoding ApaG domain, whose amino-acid sequence MDPIGSHTTSSVEPGRHGSDTTTRVPTEAGDGWVRIRVRPEYLPARSDPGQPMHVFGYRVLVEYDAPSEAPPIQLVDRQWRIIDAHGVDEVVRGEGLVGQQPILRPGGHFEYASYCPLRSSWGTMEGRYGLVTLDRSDEPTARHEVEVDRFFIVAESE is encoded by the coding sequence ATGGACCCGATTGGATCGCACACCACCAGCAGCGTCGAGCCCGGACGCCATGGCTCCGATACGACCACGCGCGTCCCAACGGAAGCCGGCGACGGCTGGGTGCGCATCCGCGTTCGGCCCGAGTACCTGCCGGCGCGCAGCGATCCAGGCCAGCCCATGCACGTCTTCGGCTACCGCGTGCTCGTCGAATACGACGCGCCCTCCGAAGCCCCTCCCATCCAGCTCGTTGACCGCCAGTGGCGCATCATCGACGCGCACGGCGTCGACGAGGTCGTGCGGGGCGAAGGCCTCGTGGGCCAGCAGCCCATCCTCAGGCCCGGCGGCCACTTCGAGTATGCCAGCTACTGCCCGCTCCGCTCGAGCTGGGGCACGATGGAGGGTCGGTACGGCCTGGTCACGCTCGATCGGTCAGACGAGCCGACCGCTCGGCACGAGGTCGAGGTCGACCGCTTCTTCATCGTCGCCGAGTCCGAGTGA
- the kynU gene encoding kynureninase, translating to MSEAHHDGLFDEARKLDASDPLKRERSLFAIPKDDSGNDVAYFTGNSLGLMPLSARDAVTQELDDWATLGVDAHLNGKHPWFSYHERFRETGARLVGAQPGEVVMMNGLTANLHLMMASFYQPQGERTKIMVEDALFPSDDYAVESHVHHRGLDAKTNIIRLRPRQGEDTLRTDDVVGAIEDAGDTLALVMLAGVQYRTGQWFDMPAITEAGHRAGARVGWDCAHAAGNVPLQLHDCGADFAVWCSYKYCNAGPGAIAGCFVHERHARNAGIPRLAGWWGNDPTTRFKMESGFVPREGADGWQLCNPPILAMAPLAASLEIFDRVGMSALREKSLALTGFLERSITAIAPAARIITPDDPDQRGCQLSISFGDRARDIREALQQHGVVADFREPDVIRLAPVPLYNTFEDVARAATTIARVTSPANA from the coding sequence GTGAGCGAAGCCCACCACGACGGCTTGTTCGATGAGGCCCGGAAGCTCGACGCGTCGGATCCGCTGAAGCGTGAGCGTTCGCTGTTCGCGATCCCCAAGGACGATTCGGGTAACGACGTTGCCTACTTCACCGGCAACTCGCTGGGACTCATGCCCCTGAGTGCTCGCGACGCGGTGACGCAGGAACTCGACGACTGGGCGACCCTCGGCGTCGATGCGCACCTCAATGGGAAGCACCCCTGGTTCAGCTACCACGAACGCTTCCGCGAGACGGGAGCGAGGTTGGTCGGCGCTCAGCCGGGGGAGGTCGTCATGATGAACGGCCTGACGGCCAACCTTCACCTGATGATGGCCAGCTTCTACCAGCCGCAGGGCGAGCGTACGAAGATCATGGTGGAAGACGCGCTCTTCCCGAGCGACGACTACGCGGTGGAGAGCCACGTCCATCATCGCGGGCTCGATGCCAAGACCAACATCATCCGCCTGCGCCCTCGCCAGGGCGAGGACACCCTGCGGACCGACGACGTCGTCGGCGCGATCGAGGACGCGGGTGACACGCTGGCGCTCGTCATGCTCGCCGGCGTGCAGTATCGCACGGGCCAGTGGTTCGACATGCCCGCCATCACCGAGGCGGGGCACCGGGCTGGGGCGCGGGTCGGCTGGGACTGCGCGCACGCGGCGGGCAACGTGCCGCTGCAGCTGCACGACTGCGGGGCCGACTTTGCCGTATGGTGCAGCTACAAGTACTGCAACGCCGGCCCGGGGGCGATCGCCGGTTGCTTCGTGCACGAACGGCACGCCAGGAACGCCGGCATCCCACGCCTGGCCGGCTGGTGGGGCAACGACCCGACCACACGCTTCAAGATGGAGAGCGGCTTCGTGCCCCGCGAGGGCGCCGACGGCTGGCAGCTCTGCAACCCGCCGATCCTCGCGATGGCCCCACTCGCCGCGTCGCTGGAGATCTTTGACCGCGTGGGCATGTCGGCGCTCCGCGAGAAGAGCCTGGCGCTCACCGGCTTCCTGGAGCGATCGATCACCGCCATCGCGCCTGCAGCCCGCATCATCACGCCCGACGACCCGGATCAGCGCGGCTGCCAGCTCTCGATCTCGTTCGGCGACCGGGCCAGAGACATCCGCGAAGCGCTGCAGCAGCACGGCGTGGTCGCTGACTTCCGCGAGCCGGACGTCATCCGTCTTGCGCCCGTGCCCCTGTACAACACGTTCGAGGACGTGGCGCGTGCGGCGACCACCATCGCGCGCGTGACATCGCCGGCGAACGCCTGA
- a CDS encoding amidohydrolase family protein, with protein MFKIDLHTHMLPATIPDYAAKFGYGGWVNLTPIPSDDPGQFAGGARMSIDGTFFRDVKPNCLHAEPRLKDMELHNVQVQVVSTVPVMFGYWAKAEDALEVSRYLNDDLAERCREHPDRFIALGTLPMQDPKLAIAELERCMKDLGMAGIQIGSHIERPGAPDWNLWEPALLDVFAACQDLGASILVHPWDMMGRDQMGKYWLPWLVGMPAETARAVCAMVFGGVFDRLPDLRVCFAHGGGSFPYTIGRIEHGYNSRPDIVAVDCAQNPWSYLADYGQPARFWVDSAVYSRNALRYLVAMMDERRVALGSDYPFPLGEARPGAMVDSMYDLTDKTKRQLLSGSALEFLGMEAERFPGLLEERKAARERPATFPAETGK; from the coding sequence ATGTTCAAGATCGACCTGCACACCCACATGCTGCCCGCCACCATCCCCGACTACGCCGCCAAGTTCGGCTATGGGGGGTGGGTGAACCTGACGCCGATCCCCAGCGACGACCCGGGCCAATTCGCCGGCGGGGCCCGGATGTCGATCGACGGCACGTTCTTCCGCGACGTGAAGCCGAATTGCCTGCACGCCGAGCCTCGCCTGAAGGACATGGAGCTGCACAACGTGCAGGTGCAGGTGGTCTCGACGGTGCCCGTGATGTTCGGGTATTGGGCGAAGGCCGAGGACGCGTTGGAAGTGTCGCGGTACCTCAATGACGATCTGGCCGAGCGATGTCGCGAGCACCCCGACCGGTTCATCGCACTCGGCACGCTGCCGATGCAGGACCCCAAGCTCGCGATCGCCGAGCTCGAGCGGTGCATGAAGGACCTGGGCATGGCCGGCATCCAGATCGGCAGCCACATCGAACGGCCCGGCGCGCCCGACTGGAACCTGTGGGAGCCGGCGCTGCTGGACGTGTTCGCCGCATGCCAAGACCTGGGTGCCTCGATCCTCGTGCACCCGTGGGACATGATGGGCCGCGACCAGATGGGCAAGTACTGGCTGCCATGGCTGGTGGGCATGCCCGCCGAGACGGCGCGGGCCGTGTGCGCGATGGTCTTCGGCGGGGTGTTCGACCGCCTGCCCGATCTTCGCGTGTGCTTCGCGCACGGCGGCGGCTCGTTCCCCTACACCATCGGCCGCATCGAGCATGGGTACAACAGCCGGCCCGACATCGTGGCCGTCGATTGTGCGCAGAATCCGTGGAGCTACCTGGCCGACTACGGCCAGCCCGCGCGGTTCTGGGTCGACTCTGCGGTGTACAGCCGCAACGCGCTTCGGTACCTGGTCGCGATGATGGACGAGCGTCGCGTAGCACTCGGCAGCGACTATCCGTTCCCGCTGGGCGAAGCCCGGCCCGGCGCCATGGTCGACTCGATGTACGACCTGACCGACAAGACCAAGCGGCAATTGCTGAGCGGCTCGGCCCTTGAGTTCCTGGGCATGGAGGCCGAGCGATTCCCGGGGTTGCTCGAAGAACGCAAGGCGGCGCGCGAGCGGCCGGCGACCTTTCCCGCGGAGACCGGCAAGTGA
- a CDS encoding GC-type dockerin domain-anchored protein, with protein sequence MTPRDCSVGPSLLCVVVATAAVVQAQDCRWAPLGAGLTEGFDPSPRAMHVFDDGTGEALYVAGDFQRAGGVRALGIARWDGTQWSDLDGGTFFSGPNALSSFDDGSGPALYAAGDFFQAGGEPAEKIARWTRASGWEPVGGGLDTDGGPALSLATFDDGTGEALYVGGVIETAGGMPVQNIARWDGDAWSDVGGGILGSVFALEVFDDGSGPALYAAGRFSTAGSETAFNIAKWDGVRWTPVGTGLTSFDGRPAVIALEIYDDGTGPALYAGGKFDRPGGGSAEQLINIARWDGTRWSAVGAGVPGWSPTLRTVQTMAVHDRGGGALLYVGGYFDAIETGPANNLATWDGQRWAAVGDGLDNAVFELAVFDAGDGPELIAGGSFMEIDGVTVNFIARLDGCLGDCRADVFPDGVLNLFDFLVFQNLFDAGELAADFDGDGRLTIFDFLVFQNEFAAGC encoded by the coding sequence CGCTGGGCGCCCCTAGGCGCCGGTCTGACCGAGGGCTTCGATCCCTCGCCCCGGGCGATGCACGTGTTCGACGATGGCACGGGCGAGGCCTTGTACGTTGCGGGCGACTTCCAGCGAGCGGGCGGCGTCCGCGCCCTTGGCATCGCACGGTGGGACGGCACCCAGTGGTCGGACCTCGACGGCGGGACCTTCTTTAGCGGACCGAACGCGCTCTCGAGCTTCGACGATGGATCCGGACCGGCCCTGTATGCGGCGGGCGACTTCTTCCAGGCAGGCGGTGAGCCGGCCGAGAAGATCGCCCGATGGACGCGTGCGAGCGGCTGGGAGCCCGTCGGCGGCGGGCTCGACACCGACGGTGGTCCTGCTCTTTCGCTGGCGACCTTCGATGATGGCACGGGCGAGGCCCTCTACGTCGGCGGCGTCATCGAGACCGCGGGCGGCATGCCGGTTCAAAACATCGCCAGGTGGGACGGCGACGCGTGGTCGGACGTCGGCGGCGGCATCCTCGGCTCGGTGTTTGCGCTCGAGGTCTTCGACGACGGCTCGGGGCCCGCGCTGTACGCCGCCGGGCGCTTCTCGACCGCCGGGAGCGAAACCGCGTTCAACATTGCGAAGTGGGACGGCGTCCGGTGGACACCGGTTGGCACGGGCCTGACGAGCTTCGACGGGCGACCGGCCGTGATCGCGCTGGAGATTTACGACGACGGGACCGGTCCGGCGCTGTACGCCGGCGGCAAGTTCGATCGCCCCGGCGGCGGCAGCGCCGAGCAGTTGATCAACATCGCGCGGTGGGATGGCACGCGATGGTCGGCCGTCGGGGCGGGTGTGCCGGGCTGGTCGCCCACGCTGCGCACCGTGCAGACGATGGCCGTGCACGACCGGGGCGGCGGGGCATTGCTCTACGTTGGCGGCTACTTCGACGCGATCGAGACCGGACCGGCGAACAACCTCGCGACGTGGGATGGGCAGCGGTGGGCCGCCGTGGGCGACGGGCTCGACAATGCCGTGTTCGAGCTGGCAGTGTTCGACGCGGGGGACGGGCCCGAGCTCATCGCCGGCGGGAGCTTCATGGAGATCGACGGCGTTACGGTGAATTTCATCGCGCGGCTCGACGGCTGCCTCGGAGACTGCCGCGCTGACGTCTTTCCCGACGGAGTGTTGAACCTGTTTGACTTCCTGGTGTTCCAGAACCTGTTCGACGCCGGCGAGCTCGCGGCCGACTTCGACGGCGATGGTCGGCTGACGATCTTCGACTTCCTGGTGTTCCAGAACGAATTCGCGGCGGGATGCTGA